A DNA window from Pseudodesulfovibrio thermohalotolerans contains the following coding sequences:
- the fabG gene encoding 3-oxoacyl-ACP reductase FabG — protein MIAFVTGASKGIGAATAVKLAEAGFDIWLNYRSDTSEAQKVAEQIVGLGRQCTLLQFDVTAHEAVENTLAPMLEQEVPFALVNNAGFAKDGLMMLMSPAAWEDVLRVHLNGFFYVTQAVVTKMLRKRQGRIVNIASTSGETGVPGQTNYSAAKAGLIGATRSLAMEVAKRNILVNAVAPGFIDTAMLDGLPKEEIVGRIPLGRVGRPDEVADVVTFLCSPQATYITGQVLSVNGGIYT, from the coding sequence ATGATAGCTTTTGTTACCGGCGCAAGTAAGGGGATCGGCGCAGCTACTGCCGTGAAGCTTGCCGAAGCTGGTTTTGATATTTGGTTGAACTACCGAAGTGATACTTCGGAAGCCCAAAAAGTCGCAGAGCAGATAGTGGGGTTGGGGCGTCAATGCACCTTGCTACAGTTTGATGTAACTGCCCATGAGGCTGTAGAAAATACTCTTGCTCCGATGCTGGAGCAGGAAGTCCCCTTTGCCCTCGTCAACAATGCCGGATTCGCTAAAGACGGGCTGATGATGCTCATGAGTCCTGCGGCTTGGGAAGATGTGTTGCGGGTGCACCTGAATGGTTTTTTTTACGTGACCCAAGCTGTGGTCACGAAGATGTTGCGCAAGCGCCAGGGGCGCATCGTCAATATTGCCTCTACCTCAGGCGAGACGGGCGTTCCCGGCCAGACGAACTACTCGGCGGCGAAGGCCGGACTCATCGGCGCGACCAGATCGCTTGCCATGGAAGTCGCCAAACGAAACATTCTCGTCAATGCCGTCGCTCCCGGCTTCATTGACACCGCCATGCTCGATGGCCTGCCCAAAGAGGAAATCGTTGGTCGAATTCCGTTGGGCCGGGTGGGTAGGCCCGACGAAGTGGCCGATGTAGTGACCTTTTTGTGTTCGCCCCAGGCTACGTACATCACGGGTCAGGTTCTTTCCGTCAATGGTGGTATCTACACCTAA
- a CDS encoding beta-ketoacyl-[acyl-carrier-protein] synthase family protein yields the protein MFEVVITGIGIVSVLGHSVDSVAEALHSGRSGIVADPLRNELGFASPLTGQIRDFDPAARLSRKQRKTMTLHAIHAHAATMDALEMSGLQPEDWANDQTGIIFGCDSSCLAALEQEALLRERGDTGLLGSGVIFRSMTSNVTMNLNSLLGTKGAAWTLSSACSSGGNAVGQGVALIAAGLQERVICGGAQEINWQSMCSFDGLGSFAADPGDPAKGSRPFSQDRDGLVPSGGAAAIVLERRDLAEARGAKILGRVAGYGFSSDGEHLSVPSDTGLCRAGRMALQGAGLVPGEIDYVCAHATATPTGDRAEVANLRALFAECTPAISSTKSMTGHELWMSGASQVVYCTLMARDGFLAPNINLDTLMPEAEGLDVLPDVRETAPRNVLCNSAGFGGTNSCLVLRF from the coding sequence ATGTTTGAAGTCGTTATCACAGGGATCGGAATTGTTTCCGTCTTGGGGCATTCCGTGGACTCGGTTGCGGAGGCCCTGCATTCCGGCCGTTCCGGAATTGTTGCGGACCCTCTTCGCAACGAACTGGGATTTGCCAGTCCGTTGACGGGGCAGATTAGGGATTTTGATCCAGCCGCACGACTTTCGCGCAAGCAGCGCAAGACCATGACCCTACACGCCATTCATGCCCATGCTGCGACTATGGACGCTCTGGAAATGTCCGGTCTGCAACCCGAGGACTGGGCCAATGACCAGACTGGGATTATTTTCGGCTGTGATTCGAGTTGCCTGGCCGCCCTTGAGCAGGAAGCATTGTTGCGAGAGCGAGGGGATACCGGACTGCTCGGCAGTGGAGTCATCTTCCGTTCCATGACTTCCAACGTCACCATGAATCTCAATTCCCTGCTGGGAACCAAAGGGGCGGCCTGGACCTTGAGTTCCGCCTGCTCCAGCGGCGGAAATGCCGTGGGGCAGGGCGTTGCTCTGATTGCCGCCGGGTTGCAGGAACGCGTCATCTGCGGCGGTGCGCAGGAAATTAATTGGCAATCCATGTGCAGTTTCGACGGGCTAGGCTCCTTTGCTGCGGATCCAGGCGACCCTGCAAAGGGCAGCCGACCGTTTTCGCAGGATAGGGATGGACTGGTCCCCAGCGGCGGTGCTGCCGCAATTGTGCTGGAGCGGCGTGATCTGGCCGAGGCTCGCGGTGCGAAAATCTTAGGACGGGTGGCAGGCTACGGTTTTTCCTCGGACGGTGAGCATCTTTCCGTCCCCAGCGATACGGGACTTTGTCGGGCGGGCCGCATGGCGCTGCAGGGTGCGGGGCTTGTTCCCGGAGAGATCGACTACGTCTGTGCGCATGCCACGGCGACGCCGACGGGGGATCGCGCCGAGGTCGCCAATCTCCGCGCTTTGTTTGCGGAGTGCACTCCGGCCATTTCTTCTACCAAATCCATGACCGGCCATGAGTTGTGGATGTCGGGCGCCAGCCAGGTCGTCTACTGCACGCTCATGGCGCGGGACGGCTTTCTTGCCCCGAATATCAACCTGGACACGCTCATGCCCGAGGCGGAAGGACTTGATGTCCTCCCGGACGTTCGGGAAACAGCGCCCCGGAACGTGCTGTGCAATTCTGCCGGGTTCGGCGGTACCAACTCTTGCCTCGTTCTGAGGTTCTGA
- a CDS encoding phytoene desaturase family protein, with translation MPRFDHIVVGGGISGMTAALLLARSGARIALAEAFPRLSPTVRGFRRGGVQFDTGLHYVGGLGDGHPLDVYFKHLGIAPLIGKKPYRLEGFDRFVAEPSGRSYAVPSGFEACKAYLNRCFPAETVAIECYLDAVDRNIATSPFLNFTRPFDLNGTLHGETTTLRTFLDDLTDNEELKAVLSFHTLLYGVPPEDALFSTHALVAGSYLLSTHGVEGGGHALVRAFETRLAEAGVDVFLGHSVRSVGIDAERRVTGVVLDDGREFAAPSCLWTAHPRGLIEATPDAAFRPAFKKRLALLEDTASALMLFGVSEALIPSLDGQNVILWPGRSLSDDLKGVLPVQESMIFLSASEDPGSGKMGVTAIVSQAFSPFAPWADSLPASRPEDYRQRKAELLYSFEREVFRRMPELSETVRFVQGATPLTFRDFCAAPSGSLYGLCHSINQFNPAPVTKVEGLTLAGQGIVAPGILGAVISAYLTCGIILGHESLHSELRQYA, from the coding sequence ATGCCTCGGTTCGATCACATCGTTGTCGGCGGTGGCATATCCGGTATGACGGCAGCCTTGCTGCTGGCCCGGAGCGGGGCCCGGATTGCCTTGGCAGAGGCGTTTCCCCGCCTTTCGCCAACGGTGCGGGGCTTCCGTCGCGGAGGTGTCCAGTTCGACACAGGGTTGCATTACGTGGGCGGGTTGGGAGACGGGCACCCGTTGGACGTGTATTTCAAACACCTCGGCATTGCGCCGCTTATTGGGAAGAAGCCCTACAGACTGGAGGGTTTTGACCGCTTTGTGGCGGAGCCTTCCGGGCGCAGCTATGCTGTCCCGTCAGGATTCGAGGCCTGCAAGGCGTATCTGAACCGTTGTTTTCCTGCCGAAACGGTTGCTATTGAATGCTATCTCGATGCTGTCGACCGGAACATTGCCACTTCTCCCTTTCTCAATTTTACTCGTCCCTTTGATTTAAATGGAACGCTGCATGGCGAAACCACGACACTGCGGACATTTCTTGACGATCTGACGGACAACGAGGAACTCAAGGCGGTCCTGAGCTTTCATACCCTACTCTATGGTGTTCCGCCCGAGGACGCGCTTTTTTCGACTCACGCCCTGGTCGCCGGGTCCTACCTGCTTTCAACCCACGGAGTGGAAGGGGGCGGTCATGCTCTAGTGCGTGCATTCGAAACGCGACTGGCCGAGGCTGGGGTCGACGTTTTTCTCGGTCACTCTGTCCGTTCCGTGGGGATTGATGCGGAACGCCGGGTGACAGGCGTCGTTCTGGACGATGGGCGGGAGTTCGCCGCACCGTCCTGCCTGTGGACCGCTCACCCTCGCGGTTTGATTGAAGCAACGCCAGACGCGGCCTTTCGTCCTGCTTTCAAAAAACGGCTGGCTCTGCTGGAGGACACCGCTTCAGCACTCATGCTTTTCGGCGTCAGTGAAGCGCTCATCCCCAGTCTTGACGGGCAGAATGTCATACTTTGGCCAGGGCGCTCGCTGTCGGATGACCTGAAAGGGGTGTTGCCGGTTCAGGAAAGCATGATTTTCCTTTCTGCTTCCGAGGATCCGGGATCGGGGAAGATGGGGGTGACCGCGATTGTCTCTCAGGCTTTTTCCCCATTTGCCCCGTGGGCGGATTCCCTTCCTGCGTCCCGGCCCGAGGACTACCGGCAGCGTAAAGCCGAACTGCTGTACTCTTTCGAGCGGGAGGTCTTTCGTAGGATGCCGGAACTTTCGGAGACCGTACGTTTTGTCCAGGGGGCTACGCCGCTGACGTTCCGAGATTTTTGCGCCGCGCCTTCGGGCAGCCTGTATGGGCTCTGCCATTCCATCAATCAGTTTAATCCTGCTCCGGTAACCAAGGTGGAGGGGCTTACCCTGGCCGGGCAAGGAATCGTTGCACCCGGCATTCTGGGTGCAGTCATTTCCGCCTATCTGACCTGCGGGATCATTCTGGGCCATGAATCTCTTCACTCCGAACTGAGGCAATACGCATGA
- a CDS encoding beta-ketoacyl-[acyl-carrier-protein] synthase family protein, whose product MGAVSPFGTGVESLMRGLAAGESGVRPMAALREISGLVPTIAGTVPDCDEKSIPRKFRRSMSPMSIYATLAAREAVAMAGLDEATLTDAGTGLCLGSTVGSVQAMQAFFARYLDGLSIEGTKATEFFKIMNHSCATNLAQFFGITGRVVAPSAACSTGCQSIGLAAEAVAIGRQEVMLCGGADELHPLTVGTFDVIEAASTGYNEVAEQTPRPFDRDRDGIVCAEGAGLLVLESLDHALARNATILAEISGFASTSDPSNLASPSDEAIARCMSRALDDAGVSPAEVDYVNAHATGTRLGDAAESAAIASLLGAGPKVSSLKGHLGHTMAASGGIETIATISMINIGLVFPTRNLLDIATDCVGLSHVLETEKWPITTALKNSFALGGINTSIVLRRYDD is encoded by the coding sequence ATGGGAGCCGTATCTCCCTTTGGCACAGGAGTGGAATCCTTGATGCGCGGGCTTGCGGCCGGAGAGAGTGGTGTCCGTCCTATGGCGGCGCTACGCGAAATTTCGGGGTTGGTACCGACCATTGCCGGGACCGTGCCCGACTGTGACGAAAAATCCATTCCAAGGAAATTTCGCCGTTCCATGTCGCCGATGTCCATCTACGCCACCCTGGCCGCCCGGGAGGCCGTAGCCATGGCCGGTCTTGACGAGGCGACGCTGACCGATGCCGGGACCGGGCTGTGCCTAGGCTCCACCGTGGGCAGTGTGCAGGCCATGCAGGCTTTTTTCGCCCGCTATCTGGACGGCCTGAGTATTGAAGGCACCAAGGCAACGGAATTTTTCAAGATAATGAATCATAGCTGTGCCACTAATCTGGCTCAGTTTTTCGGTATTACAGGGCGGGTCGTCGCGCCCTCGGCAGCTTGCTCCACCGGTTGCCAGTCCATCGGCCTTGCGGCGGAGGCTGTGGCCATAGGTCGGCAGGAGGTCATGCTGTGCGGCGGGGCGGATGAACTCCATCCGCTGACCGTCGGCACCTTTGACGTTATCGAGGCCGCTTCTACTGGGTACAATGAGGTGGCGGAGCAGACGCCGCGCCCCTTTGACCGGGATCGCGACGGCATTGTCTGTGCGGAGGGGGCCGGTTTGCTGGTTCTGGAGTCTCTGGATCATGCCTTAGCTCGCAATGCGACTATCCTTGCCGAGATATCGGGATTTGCCTCTACTTCGGACCCGTCAAACCTGGCTAGCCCCAGCGATGAGGCCATAGCCCGGTGCATGTCGCGAGCCCTGGACGATGCGGGGGTGTCTCCGGCCGAAGTTGACTATGTCAATGCCCACGCCACGGGTACCCGGCTTGGCGATGCTGCCGAGAGTGCGGCAATAGCTTCGCTGCTTGGAGCTGGACCCAAGGTGAGCAGCCTCAAGGGACACCTTGGGCACACGATGGCTGCCAGCGGTGGTATTGAAACAATTGCTACTATTTCAATGATAAATATTGGACTTGTGTTCCCTACAAGAAACTTGCTAGACATTGCGACGGACTGTGTCGGACTGTCGCACGTCCTTGAAACGGAAAAATGGCCGATAACCACAGCCCTGAAGAACAGCTTCGCGCTGGGCGGCATTAATACTTCAATTGTTTTGCGGAGATATGATGACTGA
- a CDS encoding acyl carrier protein — MTDEEITARIDDLLAEEFELDPVAMKPEAQFKDDLDLDSLDAVDMVVVLEQAFHFKIKKDEAFQSIRTLGDLHAFVLEKKKFMTD, encoded by the coding sequence ATGACTGACGAGGAAATCACAGCACGTATTGACGACCTGCTCGCCGAGGAATTCGAACTTGACCCTGTTGCCATGAAACCAGAGGCTCAGTTCAAGGACGACCTGGACCTGGACAGTCTGGATGCCGTCGATATGGTTGTGGTCTTGGAACAGGCGTTTCATTTCAAAATTAAAAAGGACGAGGCGTTCCAATCCATCAGAACTCTAGGCGACCTGCATGCCTTTGTTCTGGAAAAGAAAAAATTTATGACCGATTAA
- a CDS encoding lysophospholipid acyltransferase family protein yields the protein MEGRNIPAFHCMNMQRIWVNIFIYGTSCALTVIGLLFSPFVFSWLRFVRSLSSDCSVRKLVWLYGRMWVRLVGLVVPVRMEFASPPTPCVFVANHSSFFDMFFMGAQPEWNICFAVRSWPFRIPWYAPFMRASGYIRTEGSSLEDVLRQSKATLKKGASLLFFPEGTRSTDGEMHRFHSGAFRIALENGVPVVPLCLTGTHALLPKGNMLIQPAKVIVRLLPPVYPDNYRQTACGHLEMKKDVKALMSQALVAMET from the coding sequence ATGGAAGGCCGGAATATTCCGGCCTTCCATTGTATGAACATGCAACGGATTTGGGTTAATATCTTTATTTACGGAACGAGCTGTGCTTTGACCGTTATTGGCCTTTTGTTTTCTCCTTTCGTCTTCTCCTGGCTCAGATTCGTTCGATCGCTTTCCTCCGATTGTTCTGTGCGAAAATTGGTTTGGCTGTATGGCCGTATGTGGGTGCGCTTGGTCGGCCTCGTTGTGCCGGTGCGCATGGAGTTTGCCTCACCGCCAACGCCCTGTGTGTTTGTCGCCAACCATTCCTCGTTTTTTGATATGTTTTTTATGGGCGCGCAGCCGGAATGGAATATCTGTTTCGCGGTTCGCAGCTGGCCGTTTCGCATTCCGTGGTATGCGCCATTTATGCGGGCTTCTGGGTATATTAGGACAGAAGGTAGTTCCCTTGAGGATGTTCTTCGGCAGTCGAAGGCCACGCTGAAAAAAGGCGCTTCGCTGTTGTTTTTTCCTGAAGGAACACGATCGACGGACGGGGAAATGCACCGTTTCCATTCTGGCGCCTTTCGTATCGCCCTGGAAAATGGCGTCCCAGTGGTCCCGCTCTGTCTTACCGGCACGCATGCGTTGCTTCCCAAGGGAAATATGCTCATACAGCCAGCAAAAGTAATAGTGCGCTTGCTTCCGCCGGTGTATCCCGATAACTACAGGCAAACGGCTTGCGGACATCTTGAGATGAAGAAGGACGTCAAGGCTTTGATGTCCCAAGCGCTTGTTGCCATGGAAACATAG
- a CDS encoding 3-hydroxyacyl-ACP dehydratase, translated as MLLVDILVASEQGTGCVETTLPGDGPAAGEGGTISPLVFVELLAQTYAAIRGWELAAAGLPIPEGYLVGVQRFVVLGRARGGEKLVVDVETVGEFEGFYVVEGRISQGGDVVATGNVKLWIPPGAR; from the coding sequence ATGCTACTTGTGGACATTCTTGTCGCCTCGGAGCAGGGAACCGGGTGTGTCGAGACGACACTTCCCGGTGATGGGCCCGCCGCAGGTGAGGGAGGTACAATTTCCCCGCTCGTGTTCGTGGAGTTGCTGGCCCAGACCTATGCTGCCATTCGAGGATGGGAGCTGGCGGCAGCAGGTCTGCCTATCCCGGAGGGCTATCTGGTGGGTGTCCAGCGGTTTGTCGTTCTGGGCCGTGCCCGTGGCGGAGAGAAACTAGTCGTCGATGTCGAGACCGTTGGTGAATTCGAAGGGTTTTATGTGGTGGAAGGCCGGATTTCGCAGGGTGGCGACGTGGTCGCAACCGGCAACGTCAAACTCTGGATACCCCCGGGGGCGAGATGA
- a CDS encoding LolA family protein, with translation MIQRFVFLFSLLLPVMAYGADAVPNQSLLNGMQARAASVVSIRSNFIEEKHLKMFDSVLVSKGVFAFRRPDSLRWEYTSPFRSGFLLSGGNGVEWDDTSDAVREVSVHSSPLVAMIARQIMAWTTFDISWLEERYLICQVSAHPLVLELHPRSELAKEFLANLVITFAEDGVVLHSLELHETDGDFTRISFDQPQLNTSLPDTTFTAVQ, from the coding sequence ATGATACAGCGGTTTGTTTTTCTTTTTTCCCTTCTTCTGCCGGTCATGGCCTACGGGGCCGATGCTGTTCCTAATCAGTCGCTGTTGAATGGAATGCAGGCACGGGCTGCGTCGGTCGTCAGCATCCGAAGCAATTTTATCGAGGAAAAGCACCTCAAGATGTTTGACAGTGTACTTGTTTCCAAGGGCGTTTTCGCCTTTCGCCGCCCCGACTCGCTTCGCTGGGAATACACCTCCCCGTTCCGGTCGGGTTTTCTTCTCTCCGGCGGCAATGGGGTGGAGTGGGATGATACCTCGGATGCAGTCCGAGAAGTGTCTGTCCATTCATCGCCGCTTGTCGCCATGATCGCACGGCAGATCATGGCCTGGACGACCTTTGACATCTCATGGCTCGAAGAGCGGTATCTTATCTGTCAGGTCAGTGCGCATCCGCTGGTTCTGGAACTGCATCCTCGGAGTGAGCTTGCCAAGGAGTTCCTTGCCAATCTGGTCATCACGTTCGCCGAGGATGGGGTGGTTCTCCACTCCCTAGAGTTGCATGAGACTGACGGCGACTTTACCCGCATCTCCTTTGACCAGCCTCAGCTCAATACCTCGTTGCCGGATACAACGTTTACCGCGGTCCAATGA
- a CDS encoding MMPL family transporter — MGFSGKRRWVPVLLTLAIMAACLTLFAVTPVRTDICAMLPVGEQGLLAQDFDRLTHSSLANNVFISLHAAPEVSRAKLIQRAEQMTDALAGHGLAFVRPSSVNPLRAMTFLLDNSANLMTAADLDAVKPQLKPEAVRTALSRNVRLLAEPQGIALKSLVRRDPLGWRSRLGARLKHLAGFTEAHVENGHIFSKDRRSILLTAKPETRLSDADGAARLVAEFQSVKRALPSGITADMVGGQVHTNANASVIKQDLVVISVAAAAFLVLLFFLFFRSRRALSVFAAPLVAMAAGLGGAALFGQTVSAIVIGFGSVLVGISIDFAMHVYFAMRRQPERPALAVHAVARPVIYCALTSCAAFGALFLSDIPGIRQLAVFAIAGLVASVLFSLLVLPAFGAGALPERRKRSIPLPSLPVVVTLPLWGALLLGCLWCALPTSLDPDLRSIGYRPASVRDAEARFTAVWGDMRSRGVVFAEGRSVETALSANDKVYDALRADLPDVAASSLAPLVPSRGTQKGNRARWDAFWARGRREHTIEVLLAEAGDLGFSSAAFTPFLQGLNRMPEPITPHSLDQGSLGFLRDIFMPDSGLDKATVLTFLPDSEQVRAYFSPEREQKLGVRLVSNGRFKAMLESAMKTDIRSFISFSGLCVVLLIFLLYRNVRRSLLAVLPAVTGVAAVFGGLGLTGTPLNLFHITALPLVIGLGADYGIVQVNREHESLDLDTTTAVFASGVTTLAGFGVLILARHPSLHAMGITVVLGVGVALATALLLLPNLLRRAE, encoded by the coding sequence ATGGGCTTTTCCGGAAAAAGGCGGTGGGTGCCGGTTCTCCTGACGTTGGCGATTATGGCGGCGTGTCTTACTTTGTTCGCAGTCACTCCGGTCAGGACCGATATTTGCGCCATGTTGCCGGTGGGCGAGCAGGGGCTGCTTGCCCAGGATTTTGATCGGCTTACCCATTCCAGTCTGGCCAATAACGTCTTCATTTCTCTCCATGCCGCTCCGGAAGTGAGTCGTGCAAAGCTTATTCAGAGAGCAGAGCAAATGACTGATGCTTTAGCCGGTCATGGACTTGCTTTTGTGCGTCCGTCGTCCGTCAATCCCTTGCGGGCCATGACGTTTCTTCTGGATAACTCGGCGAACTTGATGACAGCGGCCGACCTTGATGCCGTGAAGCCTCAGTTGAAGCCGGAGGCGGTGCGGACCGCTTTGTCTCGGAACGTGCGGCTACTGGCCGAACCGCAGGGCATCGCCCTGAAATCCCTCGTCCGTCGGGACCCGCTTGGGTGGCGGAGCCGCTTGGGGGCGCGGTTGAAGCATTTGGCCGGATTCACTGAAGCCCATGTGGAAAACGGCCATATTTTCAGTAAGGACCGCCGTTCGATTCTGTTGACGGCCAAGCCGGAAACGCGTCTCTCCGATGCTGATGGTGCTGCTCGACTCGTAGCGGAATTTCAGTCTGTGAAGCGGGCGCTACCGTCCGGCATTACGGCCGATATGGTGGGCGGCCAGGTACATACCAACGCCAACGCTTCGGTCATCAAGCAGGATCTTGTCGTCATTTCCGTTGCTGCTGCGGCATTCCTTGTCCTACTCTTTTTTCTCTTTTTCCGTTCACGGCGGGCGCTCAGCGTTTTTGCCGCACCGCTGGTAGCCATGGCAGCGGGCTTGGGCGGGGCGGCGTTGTTCGGCCAGACCGTCTCGGCCATCGTCATCGGTTTCGGTTCGGTGCTGGTCGGCATATCCATTGATTTTGCCATGCATGTATACTTTGCCATGCGTCGGCAGCCGGAGCGTCCGGCTTTGGCCGTCCATGCCGTGGCCCGGCCTGTCATTTATTGCGCGTTGACTTCCTGTGCGGCATTTGGAGCCTTATTTTTATCCGATATCCCCGGCATTCGACAGTTGGCGGTCTTTGCCATTGCCGGGCTGGTCGCTTCGGTGTTGTTTTCGCTGCTGGTATTGCCGGCTTTTGGTGCCGGAGCGTTGCCTGAGAGACGGAAGCGGAGCATTCCCCTGCCGTCCCTGCCGGTTGTCGTAACCTTGCCGCTCTGGGGCGCGTTGCTCCTTGGTTGTTTGTGGTGCGCACTGCCGACCTCCCTGGACCCGGATTTGCGCAGTATCGGCTACCGGCCTGCATCCGTCCGTGACGCCGAAGCACGTTTTACTGCCGTCTGGGGAGATATGCGGAGCCGTGGGGTGGTCTTTGCCGAGGGCCGTTCTGTTGAAACGGCCCTGTCCGCCAACGATAAAGTATATGACGCCTTGCGTGCGGACCTGCCTGATGTCGCGGCTTCCAGCCTGGCTCCGTTGGTTCCCTCCAGGGGGACTCAGAAGGGCAACCGTGCTCGGTGGGACGCATTTTGGGCTAGAGGGCGAAGAGAGCATACGATTGAAGTCCTTCTTGCGGAGGCGGGGGATCTGGGCTTTTCCTCCGCGGCGTTCACGCCTTTTCTCCAGGGGCTGAACCGGATGCCGGAACCGATTACTCCGCATTCTCTTGATCAGGGCTCTTTGGGATTTCTTCGGGATATTTTTATGCCGGATTCAGGGTTGGACAAAGCCACCGTGTTGACCTTTCTCCCTGATTCGGAGCAGGTTCGAGCGTATTTTTCCCCGGAAAGAGAACAGAAACTTGGCGTCCGGTTGGTTTCCAACGGCCGGTTCAAGGCCATGCTGGAGTCGGCCATGAAGACGGATATCAGGAGTTTCATCTCCTTTTCCGGTCTGTGCGTCGTTCTGTTGATTTTTCTTTTGTATCGTAACGTTCGCCGGTCGTTGCTGGCTGTTCTTCCCGCTGTTACAGGTGTGGCGGCCGTTTTTGGCGGTCTGGGACTGACGGGAACACCGCTTAATTTGTTCCATATCACGGCTCTGCCGCTTGTTATCGGACTTGGGGCCGACTATGGCATCGTTCAGGTCAATCGAGAGCATGAGTCTCTGGACCTGGATACCACAACGGCCGTCTTCGCCTCCGGGGTGACCACGCTGGCCGGATTTGGGGTGCTTATTTTAGCCCGCCATCCCTCGCTGCACGCCATGGGAATCACCGTGGTGCTCGGTGTTGGAGTTGCATTGGCCACAGCCCTGCTGTTGCTCCCCAACCTGCTGCGGAGGGCGGAATGA
- a CDS encoding hotdog family protein → MISFETAVRAAGSPLHLTENGFEKTFVFPPDFVGFDGHFPGAPILPAMVQLMAGAQAAAEALSQLRAGHYTVSGVTRGKFLKPVEPDEQLVVMGTLTEDGAAPSAVVRILSGEDAVSLFRVTFSEVKP, encoded by the coding sequence ATGATCTCGTTCGAAACTGCTGTGCGGGCCGCAGGTAGCCCTCTTCACCTTACTGAGAACGGTTTTGAAAAAACGTTTGTTTTTCCGCCGGATTTTGTCGGTTTTGATGGCCATTTCCCCGGCGCGCCTATTCTGCCCGCCATGGTCCAGCTTATGGCGGGTGCTCAGGCTGCGGCGGAGGCTCTGTCCCAACTTCGGGCTGGACACTATACCGTCTCCGGTGTGACGCGGGGTAAATTCCTCAAACCAGTTGAACCGGATGAACAACTGGTGGTTATGGGAACGCTGACCGAAGATGGGGCCGCGCCGTCTGCCGTGGTGCGTATACTTTCCGGCGAGGATGCCGTCTCTCTTTTTCGTGTGACTTTCAGCGAGGTTAAGCCATGA
- a CDS encoding acyl-CoA thioesterase — protein sequence MSRNAYFKVVKDAPAPLRDEVERRVRFEEVDPLGIVWHGRYPSYFEDGRVSHGHRYGIGYLDFHAHRVTAPVKQMHVDYILPLAFGDTVRIETLLHYNEAARLNYEFIIRNAAGEVTTTGYTVQLFVDAERELMLTPPDFYTAFLARWTGGQL from the coding sequence ATGAGCAGAAATGCGTATTTCAAGGTCGTTAAGGACGCTCCGGCTCCATTGCGTGACGAGGTGGAACGCCGGGTTCGTTTCGAGGAGGTAGATCCCCTCGGCATTGTCTGGCATGGTCGCTATCCCAGCTATTTTGAGGACGGTCGGGTCAGCCACGGTCATCGTTACGGCATCGGTTACCTGGACTTCCACGCGCACAGGGTGACCGCCCCGGTCAAACAGATGCATGTGGACTATATTCTGCCACTCGCCTTTGGCGATACCGTACGAATCGAAACCCTACTGCACTATAACGAAGCGGCACGACTCAATTATGAGTTCATCATCCGCAATGCGGCCGGGGAAGTAACCACGACCGGGTATACCGTGCAGCTTTTTGTGGATGCCGAGCGCGAACTGATGCTGACGCCGCCTGATTTCTACACGGCATTTTTGGCACGATGGACGGGCGGACAACTCTGA